From the Cohaesibacter sp. ES.047 genome, one window contains:
- a CDS encoding phage tail protein, which produces MSEIFVIDGLIVEGWLFGGMTVSENTTSGSVRKEILGAKARHEKTKQGDDVLEISGKIAPKQFGGLRHMRYLQSACRDAVPIFVTRGVTEPLGWYVVTSINNGHRHIDIDGIGRLIDFSIQLEATESPTKLGTVSTILNRITSIIGELFR; this is translated from the coding sequence ATGTCCGAGATATTTGTGATTGACGGACTAATCGTTGAGGGGTGGCTTTTTGGTGGCATGACTGTCAGCGAAAACACCACTAGCGGCTCAGTGCGCAAAGAGATCCTTGGCGCAAAGGCACGCCATGAAAAAACCAAGCAGGGGGATGATGTGCTGGAAATATCCGGCAAGATCGCTCCCAAGCAATTCGGCGGATTGCGACATATGCGCTATTTGCAATCCGCCTGTCGTGATGCTGTGCCGATCTTTGTTACGCGCGGGGTAACGGAGCCTTTGGGTTGGTATGTTGTGACCAGCATCAATAACGGTCACCGTCATATTGATATCGATGGCATTGGTCGCTTGATTGATTTTTCTATCCAACTAGAGGCAACGGAAAGCCCGACAAAGCTTGGTACGGTTTCGACAATCCTCAACAGGATTACATCCATCATTGGCGAGCTGTTTAGGTGA
- a CDS encoding tail protein X, which produces MADYETVIVKTIGLTLSRLLWRHRGRLRVTGLLETTLDLNPGLSGEMKLAVGTEIKIPYIEDDISSITDEPIQIFS; this is translated from the coding sequence ATGGCCGATTATGAAACTGTTATCGTCAAGACCATCGGCCTCACTCTATCGCGGCTCCTGTGGCGACACAGGGGCAGATTGCGGGTGACGGGCCTTTTGGAGACCACCCTTGATCTCAATCCCGGTCTGTCGGGCGAAATGAAGCTGGCCGTCGGAACGGAAATCAAGATCCCCTATATCGAGGATGACATCAGTTCGATCACTGACGAGCCGATCCAAATTTTCAGCTGA
- a CDS encoding phage late control D family protein, producing MQTFYYEVIVGGSVMISGSSLSDVQSITINDADGEGSDTASITLDNTDDRIFGPQKNDPVMIRIGRTRAGMVTRFIGFVDRPAMSGSVGGGRICTVNCSSGDPTSKSKEPLQLSYKRKSIEHILGDAAKKADLMTPKIDQSIAKIIRDDELFDGESFEEGSYRIAKELGARFKLFGRVPVLVAANSGQSVSGQTLPTVQATWGVNLISWQITPRVSRANYQKQSAPWFDFEKGEWAIADVDQKEDGKAKAQRPGARATEAEAKQSATSEKDGADRADGTGTVTLDGDANIFAGAPLVLSGADSLSDGTYRIKSCNMTLSTGGWIANCHVEQPQGEAGKDKRKPKKTANSTSSTKSTTPSKISNYAEKWYGNG from the coding sequence ATGCAGACCTTTTATTATGAGGTGATCGTCGGCGGATCGGTGATGATCTCCGGATCGAGCCTTAGCGATGTTCAATCGATCACCATCAACGATGCGGACGGCGAGGGCAGTGACACCGCGTCGATTACGCTCGACAATACTGATGACCGCATTTTTGGCCCACAGAAGAATGACCCGGTTATGATCCGGATCGGACGGACACGGGCAGGCATGGTGACCCGCTTCATCGGTTTTGTCGATCGGCCCGCCATGTCAGGCAGCGTCGGCGGCGGGCGGATATGTACGGTCAATTGTTCATCCGGCGATCCGACTAGCAAGAGCAAAGAGCCCTTACAGCTATCCTACAAGAGAAAATCGATCGAGCACATTCTCGGCGACGCCGCGAAAAAGGCCGATCTTATGACGCCAAAGATCGACCAATCAATTGCTAAGATCATCCGGGATGATGAGCTTTTTGACGGAGAAAGTTTTGAAGAGGGATCTTATAGGATTGCCAAGGAGTTAGGCGCTCGCTTCAAGTTGTTTGGGAGGGTACCGGTTCTTGTGGCCGCCAACAGCGGCCAATCAGTAAGCGGTCAGACACTGCCAACAGTTCAGGCTACTTGGGGCGTCAATCTCATCAGTTGGCAGATCACGCCGCGCGTTTCGCGCGCCAACTATCAAAAACAATCCGCGCCGTGGTTCGACTTTGAAAAAGGTGAATGGGCCATTGCAGATGTTGATCAGAAAGAGGATGGCAAAGCCAAAGCCCAGCGACCGGGCGCACGGGCAACCGAGGCCGAAGCAAAGCAAAGCGCCACCTCAGAGAAAGACGGCGCTGACAGGGCTGACGGAACCGGCACAGTCACGCTGGATGGCGACGCTAATATTTTTGCAGGTGCGCCGCTGGTGCTATCCGGTGCCGACAGCCTGTCCGATGGCACCTATCGGATCAAGTCATGCAACATGACCCTGAGCACGGGGGGCTGGATTGCGAATTGCCATGTCGAACAGCCGCAAGGTGAGGCTGGAAAAGACAAGCGCAAACCGAAAAAGACAGCCAACAGCACTAGCAGCACGAAAAGCACCACGCCAAGCAAGATCTCGAATTATGCAGAGAAATGGTATGGCAACGGGTGA
- a CDS encoding D-Ala-D-Ala carboxypeptidase family metallohydrolase, whose translation MMSFEQFFAGFGFSYFTASEAFFKGDAHVNPQHPGFGLNTDPPPELWWNIIKTVEQLEWLRRDIGEPIRIVSAYRSPAYNAVISKAAASQHMEFTALDFTAATRSPKYCYDRLMWRRDRGAFSGGIGLYDTFVHIDTRGVDADWHG comes from the coding sequence ATGATGAGCTTTGAACAATTCTTCGCGGGGTTTGGTTTCTCATACTTCACCGCTTCGGAGGCGTTTTTCAAGGGTGATGCTCATGTCAATCCGCAACATCCCGGCTTTGGTCTCAACACCGACCCTCCGCCCGAGCTTTGGTGGAACATTATCAAGACGGTTGAGCAGCTGGAATGGCTGCGGCGCGACATTGGCGAGCCGATCCGGATCGTCAGCGCTTATCGGTCACCGGCCTACAATGCTGTGATTAGCAAAGCAGCTGCCAGCCAACACATGGAATTCACGGCGCTTGATTTCACTGCCGCGACCCGATCCCCGAAATATTGCTATGACCGCCTGATGTGGCGGCGTGACAGAGGCGCGTTCAGTGGCGGGATAGGGCTGTACGACACATTCGTTCACATCGACACGCGCGGCGTGGATGCCGACTGGCACGGCTAA